A window of Polaromonas hydrogenivorans contains these coding sequences:
- the ppc gene encoding phosphoenolpyruvate carboxylase → MPVSARTKKVSDNAGQAAQASPTETGKPARPSVRAKNNERPLVEDIRLLGRILGDVIRDQEGVAAYELIEQVRTLSVAFRRDADQEADKALKTLLKDLSGDQTVSVIRAFTYFSHLANLAEDRHHIRRRAIHERAGDTQEGSIEVALARLRWAGIAPKAISDTLARSFVSPVLTAHPTEVQRKSILDAERGIAQLLTARDSIKAMALAVSSAKDALSPRELAANEAQLRARVMQLWQTRLLRFSKLTVADEIENALSYYEATFLRQIPKIYANLERELGNQPVHSFLRMGQWIGGDRDGNPNVNADTLNYALGRQADVALRHYLTEVHLLGAELSMSAILVECSPEMQALAESSPDTNEHRQDEPYRRALTGVYARLAATLKVLTGGEAARHAVAPQNPYARAEDFLADLRTLEASLKSHHGEALTAQRLHPLIRAVEVFGFHLATVDLRQSSDKHEEVVAELLAVARIEPGYASLDEAAKRALLLKILNDARPLRVLGHVYSGLAQIELAIFEAARTARARFGKEAIRHYIISHTETVSDLLEVLLLQKEVGLMHGLLEDAQDQIGSSCDLIVVPLFETIEDLRNAAPIMREFYALPGVAALVQRSGAEQDIMLGYSDSNKDGGIFTSNWELYRAEIALVELFDQLAVSHGITLRMFHGRGGTVGRGGGPSYEAILAQPPGTVRGQIRLTEQGEVIGSKYANPEIGRRNLETLVAATLEATLLQPTKPATPAFLQAADQLSQASMAAYRALVYETPGFTEYFFSATPIREIAELNIGSRPASRKPSQKIEDLRAIPWGFSWGQCRLTLPGWYGFGSAIEQFLGQGGSPDSRKDALAVLKKMYRQWPFFRTLLSNMDMVLAKSDLALASRYSELVADAKLRKKIFSAIDAEWHKTAQALSLITGEKQRLAGNAALQRSIRHRFPYIDPLHHLQVELVRRYRAGQTDQRVQTGIHISINGIAAGLRNTG, encoded by the coding sequence ATGCCAGTTTCCGCACGCACGAAAAAAGTCAGTGACAACGCCGGCCAGGCGGCTCAAGCCAGCCCCACGGAGACCGGCAAGCCCGCCAGGCCTTCGGTTCGCGCCAAAAACAACGAACGCCCGCTGGTGGAAGACATCCGCCTGCTGGGCCGCATCCTGGGCGACGTGATCCGCGACCAGGAAGGCGTGGCCGCCTATGAGCTGATCGAGCAGGTGCGCACGCTGTCGGTGGCGTTCCGGCGCGATGCCGACCAGGAGGCCGACAAGGCGCTCAAGACCCTGCTCAAGGACTTGAGCGGCGACCAGACCGTCAGCGTGATCCGCGCCTTCACCTATTTTTCACACCTGGCCAATCTGGCCGAGGACCGCCACCACATCCGCCGCCGCGCCATTCACGAGCGCGCCGGCGACACCCAGGAAGGCAGCATCGAAGTCGCCCTGGCGCGCCTGCGCTGGGCCGGCATTGCGCCCAAGGCCATCTCGGACACGCTGGCACGCAGCTTTGTCTCGCCGGTGCTGACCGCCCACCCGACCGAAGTGCAGCGCAAAAGCATCCTGGACGCCGAGCGCGGCATTGCCCAGCTGCTGACGGCGCGCGACAGCATCAAGGCGATGGCGCTGGCCGTGAGCAGCGCCAAGGATGCCTTGAGCCCGCGCGAACTGGCCGCCAACGAGGCGCAGCTGCGCGCCCGCGTGATGCAGCTGTGGCAAACCCGTTTGCTGCGCTTTTCAAAACTCACGGTGGCCGATGAAATCGAAAATGCGCTGAGCTACTACGAAGCGACCTTTTTGCGGCAGATTCCGAAGATTTACGCCAACCTGGAGCGCGAGCTGGGCAACCAGCCGGTCCACAGCTTCCTGCGCATGGGCCAGTGGATTGGCGGCGACCGCGACGGCAACCCGAATGTCAATGCCGACACGCTGAACTACGCCCTCGGCCGGCAGGCCGACGTGGCGCTGCGCCACTACCTGACCGAGGTGCACCTGCTGGGCGCCGAGCTGTCGATGTCGGCCATCCTGGTCGAATGCAGCCCCGAGATGCAGGCGCTGGCCGAAAGCTCGCCCGACACCAACGAGCACCGCCAGGACGAGCCCTACCGCCGCGCGCTGACCGGCGTCTATGCCCGGCTGGCCGCAACATTGAAAGTGCTGACCGGCGGCGAGGCGGCGCGCCATGCCGTGGCGCCGCAAAACCCGTATGCGCGCGCTGAAGACTTTCTGGCCGACCTGCGAACGCTGGAGGCATCGCTCAAGTCCCACCACGGCGAAGCGCTGACGGCCCAGCGCCTGCATCCGCTGATCCGCGCCGTGGAAGTGTTCGGCTTTCACCTGGCCACGGTCGATTTGCGCCAGAGTTCGGACAAGCATGAAGAAGTCGTCGCCGAGCTGCTGGCGGTCGCGCGGATTGAACCTGGCTACGCCAGCTTGGACGAAGCGGCCAAGCGCGCGCTGCTGCTCAAGATACTCAACGACGCCCGGCCGCTGCGGGTGCTTGGCCATGTGTATTCAGGCCTGGCCCAGATTGAACTGGCGATTTTCGAAGCCGCCAGGACAGCGCGCGCCCGCTTTGGCAAGGAAGCGATTCGCCACTACATCATCAGCCACACCGAAACCGTGAGCGACTTGCTCGAAGTGCTGCTGCTGCAAAAGGAAGTCGGCCTGATGCACGGCCTGCTCGAAGATGCGCAGGACCAGATCGGATCGAGCTGCGACCTGATCGTGGTGCCGCTGTTTGAAACCATCGAAGACCTGCGCAATGCCGCGCCCATCATGCGCGAGTTCTATGCGCTGCCGGGCGTGGCCGCGCTGGTCCAGCGCAGCGGCGCCGAGCAGGACATCATGCTGGGCTACAGCGACAGCAACAAGGACGGCGGCATCTTCACCAGCAACTGGGAGCTGTACCGCGCCGAAATCGCCCTGGTCGAGCTGTTCGACCAGCTGGCCGTCTCGCACGGCATCACGCTGCGCATGTTCCACGGCCGGGGCGGCACCGTCGGCCGGGGCGGCGGCCCGAGCTACGAGGCCATCCTGGCGCAGCCCCCCGGCACGGTGCGCGGGCAGATCCGCCTGACCGAGCAGGGCGAGGTGATCGGCTCGAAGTACGCCAACCCGGAAATCGGTCGGCGCAACCTCGAAACGCTGGTGGCCGCCACGCTCGAAGCCACGCTGCTGCAGCCGACCAAGCCGGCGACCCCGGCCTTCCTGCAGGCCGCCGACCAGCTCTCGCAGGCCAGCATGGCCGCCTACCGCGCGCTGGTGTATGAAACCCCGGGCTTCACCGAGTATTTCTTCAGCGCCACGCCGATCCGCGAGATTGCCGAACTCAACATCGGCTCGCGTCCCGCCTCGCGCAAGCCGTCGCAAAAAATCGAAGACCTACGCGCGATTCCCTGGGGCTTCAGTTGGGGCCAGTGCCGCCTGACCCTGCCGGGCTGGTACGGTTTTGGCAGCGCCATCGAGCAATTCCTGGGCCAGGGCGGCTCGCCGGACAGCCGCAAGGACGCGCTGGCCGTGCTGAAAAAAATGTACCGCCAGTGGCCGTTTTTCCGCACCCTGCTGAGCAACATGGACATGGTGCTGGCCAAGAGCGACCTGGCGCTGGCCTCGCGCTACTCTGAACTGGTGGCCGACGCCAAGCTGCGCAAGAAGATTTTCAGCGCGATTGATGCCGAGTGGCACAAGACCGCGCAGGCCCTGAGCCTGATCACCGGCGAGAAGCAGCGGCTGGCCGGCAATGCGGCGCTGCAGCGCTCGATCCGCCACCGCTTTCCCTATATTGATCCGCTGCATCACCTGCAGGTCGAACTGGTGCGCCGCTACCGCGCCGGCCAGACCGACCAGCGGGTGCAGACCGGCATTCACATCTCGATCAACGGGATTGCGGCAGGGCTGCGAAATACTGGCTGA
- the hemC gene encoding hydroxymethylbilane synthase, producing the protein MWQAEHVKALLESRLGWQVELLGMTTLGDQILDRSLSKVGGKGLFVKELEVALSEGRADLAVHSLKDVPMDLPEGFALACVLAREDPHDAFVSNDFASLAELPQGAVVGTSSLRRLVLLKALRPDLTIQPLRGNLDTRLRKLDEGQYQAIVLAAAGLKRLGLESRIRHTFVPADMLPAAGQGALGIEVRADRADLIAALATLAHQPTWLAVTAERTVSRAMGGSCSMPLAAFVTAGSDGALQLDAAWGDPATADASSGVSAVLPAPLVQVRQTAVVRSFAEAEALGDAVAAQLRAGGAVWASNAPAA; encoded by the coding sequence ATGTGGCAGGCCGAGCATGTCAAGGCGCTGCTTGAGTCGCGCCTGGGCTGGCAGGTCGAGCTGCTGGGCATGACGACCCTGGGCGACCAGATCCTGGACCGCTCGCTGAGCAAGGTCGGCGGCAAGGGCCTGTTCGTCAAGGAGCTGGAAGTCGCGCTGAGCGAAGGCCGGGCCGACCTGGCGGTGCATTCGCTGAAAGACGTGCCGATGGACCTGCCCGAAGGCTTCGCGCTGGCCTGCGTCTTGGCCCGCGAAGACCCGCATGACGCGTTTGTGTCCAATGACTTTGCGTCGTTGGCCGAGTTGCCGCAGGGCGCCGTGGTCGGCACGTCCAGCCTGCGCCGGCTGGTGCTGCTCAAGGCGCTGCGGCCCGACCTCACCATCCAGCCCCTGCGCGGCAACCTCGATACGCGTCTGCGCAAGCTCGACGAGGGCCAGTACCAGGCCATCGTGCTGGCCGCCGCCGGGCTTAAGCGGCTGGGCCTCGAATCGCGCATTCGCCACACGTTTGTGCCCGCCGACATGCTGCCGGCGGCCGGGCAGGGCGCGCTGGGCATCGAGGTGCGCGCCGACCGCGCCGACCTCATCGCCGCGCTGGCCACGCTGGCGCACCAGCCGACCTGGCTGGCGGTCACGGCCGAGCGCACCGTCTCGCGTGCCATGGGCGGCAGCTGCTCGATGCCGCTGGCTGCTTTCGTGACTGCCGGCAGCGACGGCGCCTTGCAGCTTGACGCCGCCTGGGGCGACCCGGCCACGGCAGACGCGTCTTCCGGCGTTTCAGCGGTTTTGCCCGCGCCGCTGGTGCAGGTGCGGCAAACCGCCGTGGTGCGCAGCTTTGCCGAGGCCGAGGCGCTGGGCGACGCGGTGGCGGCGCAACTGCGCGCCGGCGGCGCGGTCTGGGCCAGCAACGCGCCAGCGGCTTGA
- a CDS encoding uroporphyrinogen-III synthase has translation MTTARVIVTRPAPDAALWVRQLEQAGIAAEGFELIDIAPVCGAADAQALGDAWLALDAYAACMFVSGHAVEHFFKENKAFAQGGYAQAAINNIASSELCRIPPGLRFMAPGPGTVAALRAAGIPAAQIDAPAADASQFDSEALWRVVGARDWLGRKVLIVRGQSAGGQGATSGRDWIVRQWQGAGASVDFVGVYQRRAPILTDAQVARARQASADGSVWLFSSSEAVVNLAGQAGLQGVDWGRARAVATHPRIAQAVRTAGWGVVVESRPALKDIRQALGSIESHYP, from the coding sequence GTGACGACCGCCCGCGTGATCGTGACCCGGCCCGCGCCCGACGCCGCGCTGTGGGTTCGGCAACTGGAGCAGGCCGGCATCGCCGCCGAGGGGTTCGAGCTGATTGACATTGCGCCCGTCTGCGGCGCTGCCGATGCGCAGGCGCTCGGGGACGCCTGGCTGGCGCTGGACGCTTACGCCGCCTGCATGTTCGTCAGCGGCCATGCGGTGGAGCACTTTTTTAAGGAAAATAAGGCTTTTGCGCAAGGTGGATATGCACAGGCAGCTATTAATAACATAGCAAGCAGTGAGTTGTGCAGAATCCCGCCAGGCCTGCGTTTCATGGCGCCCGGCCCCGGCACGGTGGCCGCGCTGCGGGCGGCCGGCATTCCCGCCGCGCAGATTGATGCGCCGGCGGCCGATGCCAGCCAGTTTGACTCCGAAGCGCTGTGGCGGGTAGTTGGCGCGCGTGACTGGCTGGGCCGCAAGGTGCTGATCGTGCGCGGCCAAAGCGCCGGCGGCCAGGGCGCCACCTCCGGGCGCGACTGGATTGTTCGCCAGTGGCAGGGCGCCGGCGCCAGCGTCGATTTTGTCGGCGTTTACCAGCGCCGCGCGCCCATCCTGACCGATGCGCAGGTCGCGCGCGCCCGGCAGGCCAGCGCCGACGGCTCGGTCTGGCTGTTCAGCAGTTCCGAAGCCGTGGTCAACCTGGCCGGGCAGGCGGGGCTGCAAGGCGTTGATTGGGGCCGCGCCCGCGCCGTGGCCACCCATCCCCGGATTGCCCAGGCCGTGCGGACCGCCGGCTGGGGTGTTGTTGTGGAGTCACGCCCGGCGCTCAAGGACATCCGGCAGGCGCTTGGCTCGATAGAATCGCACTATCCATGA
- a CDS encoding uroporphyrinogen-III C-methyltransferase, with protein sequence MSDSPSALPPLPRPAPQDEPVLERGLAPALPAAAMPDAWLVPRSWALVVAALAAAGLLGSALLWQKLGSIQEELARRTTDSSAQSIEARALAREAQDSARELSVRLALQETRLSEVSLQRTQLEELMQSLSRSRDENLVVDVESDLRLAQQRALLTGSAEPLLAALKSADMRLTRAAQPRLNPLQRAITRDIERIKGASVADVPALMLKLDELARLVDELPVANEMVSNSIPSPAGAVAVEPKDAAGSASAPAKSWLPGIDTQAAQAWSRRVLGSLWLEASQLLRVSRIDQPEAALLAPGQAFFLRENLKLRLLNARLALFSRQTDAARADLLNASNWLGKYFDPAARRTQAALQLLAQVQGQLKNTELPRLDETMAALATAAAGR encoded by the coding sequence ATGAGCGACAGTCCTTCAGCCTTGCCCCCCTTGCCTCGCCCTGCGCCCCAGGACGAGCCGGTGCTGGAGCGCGGGCTTGCTCCCGCCCTGCCAGCCGCCGCCATGCCGGACGCCTGGCTGGTACCGCGCAGCTGGGCGCTGGTCGTGGCGGCACTGGCCGCTGCCGGCCTGCTCGGCAGTGCCCTGCTGTGGCAAAAGCTGGGCTCCATCCAGGAAGAACTCGCCCGTCGTACCACCGATTCCAGCGCCCAGTCCATCGAGGCGCGTGCCCTGGCGCGCGAGGCGCAGGACAGCGCCCGCGAACTGTCGGTGCGCCTGGCCCTGCAGGAAACCCGCTTGAGCGAGGTCAGCCTGCAGCGCACCCAGCTTGAAGAACTGATGCAGAGCCTGTCGCGCTCGCGCGATGAAAACCTGGTCGTCGATGTCGAGTCCGACCTGCGGCTGGCCCAGCAGCGGGCCTTGCTGACCGGCAGCGCCGAGCCTCTGCTGGCCGCGCTCAAATCGGCCGACATGCGCCTGACGCGCGCCGCCCAGCCGCGCCTCAACCCGCTGCAGCGCGCCATCACCCGCGATATCGAACGCATCAAGGGCGCCAGCGTCGCCGATGTGCCGGCCCTGATGCTCAAGCTCGACGAGCTGGCCCGGCTGGTCGATGAGCTGCCGGTGGCCAATGAAATGGTCAGCAACAGCATCCCGAGCCCGGCCGGTGCCGTGGCCGTCGAACCAAAAGACGCTGCAGGCAGTGCATCGGCTCCGGCGAAGTCCTGGCTGCCGGGCATTGACACGCAGGCCGCGCAGGCCTGGTCCCGGCGCGTGCTGGGCAGCCTGTGGCTGGAGGCCAGCCAGTTGCTGCGCGTCAGCCGCATCGACCAGCCCGAAGCGGCGCTGCTGGCGCCCGGCCAGGCATTTTTCCTGCGCGAAAACCTCAAGCTCAGGCTGCTCAATGCGCGCCTGGCGCTGTTTTCGCGCCAGACCGACGCGGCGCGCGCCGACCTGCTCAACGCCAGCAACTGGCTGGGCAAATACTTTGACCCGGCCGCGCGCAGAACCCAGGCCGCCCTGCAGCTGCTGGCCCAGGTGCAGGGCCAGCTCAAAAACACCGAACTGCCCCGGCTCGACGAAACCATGGCCGCGCTGGCCACGGCGGCTGCGGGCCGCTGA
- a CDS encoding heme biosynthesis HemY N-terminal domain-containing protein, producing MRAALWFMALFGIAVAVALFAGNNQAVVTVFWPPHRVDISFNLMVLLLVGLFMLLHLASRALSALFSLPVEARRWRAQQKERAMYGALMDALAHLMAGRYIRASKSAQNALAQEKSLGVATDTSGHPTGHSDSLASQLRSLSHLLVAESAQALQNKALRNQHLQLALQNSAARHAQEVREGVQFRAARWALEDHDASAALDWLGQLPQGAARRTLALRMKLRAARYGHQTQQALETARLLAKHRAFSPAAAQSIVRGLALELLNEAHDPVQLQQAWAWLDDSERAMPELAIHGASRLMSLHGDAALARSWLVPVWVRMLEPRSELGDNLRIKLITVLEAGMDTLDAEWLARIEAAHVSHPRDPKLQYLAGMACLSRQLWGKARQLLSQAAPALQDKLLHRKAWRALAVLAEQREDETAAIEAYKRAAQL from the coding sequence ATGCGCGCCGCTCTCTGGTTCATGGCTCTGTTTGGCATCGCCGTCGCGGTGGCCTTGTTCGCCGGCAACAACCAGGCGGTCGTCACCGTGTTCTGGCCGCCGCACCGGGTCGATATTTCATTCAACCTGATGGTGCTGCTGCTGGTCGGGCTGTTCATGCTGCTCCATCTGGCCTCGCGCGCGCTGTCGGCCCTGTTTTCCCTGCCGGTCGAGGCGCGGCGCTGGCGTGCGCAGCAAAAAGAGCGCGCCATGTACGGCGCCCTCATGGACGCGCTGGCCCACCTGATGGCCGGGCGCTACATCCGCGCCTCTAAATCGGCACAGAATGCGCTGGCGCAGGAAAAAAGCCTGGGCGTGGCGACCGACACGTCCGGCCATCCCACCGGCCACAGCGACAGCCTGGCCAGCCAGTTGCGTTCGCTGTCGCACCTGCTGGTGGCCGAAAGCGCGCAGGCGCTGCAAAACAAGGCCTTGCGCAACCAGCATCTGCAGCTGGCGCTGCAGAATTCGGCCGCGCGCCATGCCCAGGAAGTGCGCGAGGGCGTGCAGTTTCGCGCCGCCCGCTGGGCGCTGGAAGACCATGACGCCAGCGCCGCGCTCGACTGGCTCGGCCAGCTGCCGCAAGGCGCTGCCCGGCGCACGCTAGCCCTGCGCATGAAGCTGCGCGCGGCCCGCTATGGGCACCAGACCCAGCAGGCGCTGGAAACCGCGCGCCTGCTGGCCAAGCACCGCGCTTTCTCGCCGGCTGCGGCGCAAAGCATCGTGCGCGGACTGGCGCTCGAACTGCTCAATGAAGCGCATGACCCGGTGCAGTTGCAGCAGGCCTGGGCGTGGCTTGACGACAGCGAGCGCGCCATGCCCGAGCTGGCCATCCATGGAGCTTCCCGCCTGATGAGCCTGCATGGCGATGCGGCGCTGGCGCGTTCCTGGCTGGTGCCGGTCTGGGTGCGCATGCTGGAGCCGCGCTCGGAGCTGGGCGACAACCTGCGCATCAAGTTGATCACCGTGCTCGAAGCCGGCATGGACACGCTGGACGCCGAGTGGCTGGCGCGCATCGAGGCCGCGCACGTCAGCCACCCGCGCGATCCCAAGCTTCAGTACCTGGCCGGCATGGCCTGCCTGAGCCGCCAGCTCTGGGGCAAGGCGCGCCAGCTCCTGAGCCAGGCCGCACCCGCCTTGCAGGACAAGCTGCTGCACCGCAAGGCCTGGCGCGCCCTGGCGGTGCTGGCCGAGCAGCGCGAGGATGAAACCGCCGCCATCGAAGCCTACAAGCGGGCCGCCCAGCTTTAA